Part of the Deinococcus grandis genome, CGGGCGTTGCTGAGGTGCACCACGTACCCGTGCGCGCCCGTCATCTCCACGAACGTCGCGAAGTGCGCCGTGCCCTCCGCCTCCACGCTCTCCGGACGGCTCGGCTCGTGCCACTCCGGGCCGGTCTTGCCTTCCGCGAGGAGCTTCTGCTGCAATTCCGCGACCAGATCCGCGTTCTCGCAGTGCGCGGTCACGACCACGCCCATTTCCGCCGCCAGGCGGCACACCCGGTACAGCGCCGCGTCGTCGATCCCGAACGCGCCCCGGTACGCCAGGAACACCTTGAACGACCGCATGCCCTGACCCACCAGCTCGCGCAGGGTCGCCTCGGTCCGGTCATCCCAGCGGGTCACGCCGATGTGGAAGGTGTAATCGCAGGCGCTGTTCCCCTCCGCCATGCCCGTCCAGGTGCGCCAGCCGTCCATCAGGTCCTCACTGCCCGCCGGGGCGAGCATCTCGATGAACGTCGTCGTCCCGCCGATCAATGCCGCCTGCGACCCGGTCGCGTGCGTGTCCTTCGCGAACGTCCCCATGAACGGCAGGTGGATATGCACGTGCGGGTCGATGAAGCCGGGGAACACGAACTTCCCGCTCGCGTCGATCACGGTGGCCCCCTCGGGCACCGGGAGGTTCTCGCCGATCTGGGCGATGGTCTCCCCTTCCACGAGCACGTCCGCCCTGAAGCGTTTGCCGTCCGTGACGATCTCGCCGTGTTGAATCAGTAGGGTCATGTGTGCAGCCTCTCAGTGGGTGGGGTATGGACAGTGCTCGACCGGAGTCCGCCTCAGTGGATCTCGATGCCGACTTCTTCGCGGTAGGCCTGCATGGCGGCCCAGCTCTGGGCGATGTCGGGGCGCTGGGCGGTCAGTTCGTCCCAGGTGATGCTCTGGCGGCCGCTGGGGACGGTGACCATGGTGATGCAGCCGTCGACGGGGCAGACGTTGGCGCACAGGGCGCAGCCGACGCAGTCGTTTTCGCGGACGACGGGGCGGGGGCGGGTGTCGGCGACCTGTCGTCCGTTGGTTCTCATGTCGTAGCCGGGGTCGACGGTGACGCCGTCGGGGCTGACGAGGTCGATGCACTGGTGGGCGGTGTCGTTGCAGGCGGCGTAGCAGAGGTCGCAGCCGATGCATTTGTTCTGGTCGATGCGCGCGACGGACTGGTGGGACAGGTCGAGGCCGCCGAAGGTGCTCATCTGCGGCAGTGATTTGCCGGTCACGTCGGCGATGGTGTTGAAGCCGTGGTCGTCCATCCAGTTGCCCAGGCCGTCGGTGAGGTCCTCGATGATGCGGTAGCCGTGTTGCATGGCGGCGGTGCAGACCTGCAACGAGGTGGCGCCGAGGAGGAGGAATTCGGCGGCGTCGCGCCAGGTGGCGATGCCGCCCATGCCGCTGATGGGGACGCCGCTGCGCAGGACCTGGGGGTCGGTCATGAGTTCGGTCAGCATGTTCAGCGCGATGGGTTTGACGGCGGGCCCCGCGTAGCCGCCGTGCGTGCCGCGCCCGCCGATGCTGGGAGAGACGAGCAGGGTGTCGAGGTCAACGCGGGTGACGGAGTTGATGGTGTTGATGAGCGAGAGGGCGTGGGCGCCTCCGGCCAGGGCCGCGTGGGCGGGGTCGACGATGTGGGTGATGTTCGGCGTGAGTTTCACGATGACGGGCAGCCGGGTGACGCTGGTGACCCAGTGGGTGTTCAGCTGGCACATCTCGGGCACCTGGCCGACGGCGGCGCCCATGCCGCGTTCGCTCATGCCCTGCGGGCAGCCGTAGTTGAGTTCGATGCCGTCGGCGCCGGTGTCCTCGATCATCATGACGATGTCCTTCCAGGCCTGCGGGTCGGCGTCGACCATGGCGGACACGATGACGGCCCGGTCGGGCCAGAGGCGTTTGATCTCGGCGATCTCACGCAGGTTGACGTCCAGGGGGCGGTCGCTGATGAGTTCGACGTTGTTGATGGCGAGCATGCGCCGCCCGCCCAGCGTGAGGCTGCCGTAGCGGTTGCTGATGTTCAGGACGGGCGCGCCGATGGTCTTCCAGACGGCGCCGCCCCAGCCGTACTCGAAGGCGCGGTGGATCTGCGCGCCACTGTTGGTGGGGGGCGCCGAGGCGAGCCAGAAGGGGTTGGGGGAGCGGATGCCCGCGAAGTCGATGCTCAGGTCAGCCATGGTGGGCCTCCGTGACGGGCGCGTGGGCCAGGGGGGCGGTCTGGTTGGGTCCGGTGGGGACGGGACCGTGTGCCTCGATGTACAGCGGGTGCTCGCGGACCTCGGCGGGCGGCGTGGGTTTCAGGGTGACGTGGGGCGTGCGTCCCAGGGCGCGTTCGATGCTGGCGGCGGCGATCTTGCCGTCCTGCACGGCCATGACGGTGCTGGCGTTGCCGCGTGCGCGCACGCAGTCCCCGGCGGCGTACACGCGCGGGAGGCTGGTCTGCAGGGTGTCGTCCACGCGGATGTACCCGCCGTCCAGTTCCAGGCCCAGCGTGGCGGCCAGCGCGGGTTTCTCCTGCCCGATGGCGCTGATGACGGTGTCGCAGGGGATGACGAAGTCGCTGCCGGGGATGGGTTCGGGTCGGGCGCGGCCAGAGGCGTCCGGTGCGCCGAGGCCCATGCGGACGCAGCGCAGGCCCGTGACCTGCCCGCCTTCGTGCAGGACTTCCACGGGCTGGGTCAGGAAGCTGAAGGTGATGCCCTCGCTCAGCGCGAAGAGGTACTCGTGGTGGTAGGCGGTCATCTCGCGTTCGGTGCGGCGGTACACCATCAGGGTGTCGGCGCCGGAGCGGCGGGCGATGGTGGCGGCGTCCACGGCGGTGTTCCCCGCGCCGATGATGACGGCGCGCCTGCCGACGCCGGTGGGACGCTCCATCTTGCTGGCCTCGATGACCTGCAACCCGTCGAGGATGTGTTCCTCGCCGGGAATGCCCAGGGCGGGGACGGCGCCCAGGCCCAGCGCGAGGATCACGGCGTCGTGGGTGGTCAGCAGGTCGTCGAGGCCCGCGCGGGTGGTCAGTTCGTGTCCGGTGACGACGGTCACGCCCAGGTCGCGGGCGGCCTGCACCTCGCGCAGCGCGACCTCGACCGGTTCGCGCAGCACGATGATGCCGTAGGTGCTCAGGCCGCCGCCCAGCTCGCGTTTCTCGTACAGCGTGACCTCGTGCCCGGCCCTGGCGAGTTCGGCACTGGCGCTGATCCCGGCGGGGCCGCTGCCAACCACGGCGACGCGGCGCCCGCTGGCGGGGGCGGGCGTGAACAATTGAATGCCGCGTTCCTGCACGTGGTCGACGGCGTGGCGTTGCAGGCGGCCGATCTGGATGGGCGTGTGGTCCGGGCCGAGCACGCACGCACCCTCGCAGAGTTCCTGCACGGGGCAGACGCGGGCGCAGGTGCCACCCAGGAAGTTGCTCTCCAGGATGGTGCGGGCCGAGCCGCGCAGGTTCCCGGTGGCGATCTTGCGGATGAAGGTCGGGATGTCGATGTGGGTGGGGCAGGCCTGCAGGCACGGCGCGTCGTAGCAGTACAGGCAGCGGTTCGCCTCGACGCTCGCCTCGTGCGCGGTCATGGGCGGGAGGAGTTCCTGGAACGTGAGCTGCGGTGGGCGGGCGTCTTCCATGACTGACCTCTCTTCACGGCGGGGCGTGGGGAAGCGGGGTCGGTTCGCACCCTCACTGGAGTCGATTTAACCGAAGTGAAGATGAGCTTAAGCGAGCGGTGTGCATAAGGTCAAGCCTCGTCAGAATTTTTATGAACACGGGACGGCGGCGGTGGATTGGGGAATCAGATCTTATTCGATGCTTAGAAGGGAGAATTAGGACAGTCTGTCCAAACGAGACGGGGCCGGTTCGCGTAGTGCTATACTTCCTAATATGTATTTTTATGCATCTTTTTGAGATAGCCATTCTCGGTGTACGCTGAGGATGTCCTCCACATCGCCTCCGGCCGTTCGCGCGACATTCAGCTTTGCATGGTCACAC contains:
- the hydA gene encoding dihydropyrimidinase, whose translation is MTLLIQHGEIVTDGKRFRADVLVEGETIAQIGENLPVPEGATVIDASGKFVFPGFIDPHVHIHLPFMGTFAKDTHATGSQAALIGGTTTFIEMLAPAGSEDLMDGWRTWTGMAEGNSACDYTFHIGVTRWDDRTEATLRELVGQGMRSFKVFLAYRGAFGIDDAALYRVCRLAAEMGVVVTAHCENADLVAELQQKLLAEGKTGPEWHEPSRPESVEAEGTAHFATFVEMTGAHGYVVHLSNARALQAALDARARGVNLDVEVVIPHLTLDRTYAERPGVEGAKYVMSPPLREKGNQPKLWAALERGDIATVATDHCPFDVQQKHMGDGNFTLIPNGIPAIEDRVNVLYTQGVSRGNLSVERFVDAASTRAAQIFGLYPRKGTVSVGSDADLVIYDPAYRGTISAQTSHMNNDYSGYEGWEIDGRPEVVTVRGQVAVQGGEFVGDPSRGQLLRR
- the preA gene encoding NAD-dependent dihydropyrimidine dehydrogenase subunit PreA, with amino-acid sequence MADLSIDFAGIRSPNPFWLASAPPTNSGAQIHRAFEYGWGGAVWKTIGAPVLNISNRYGSLTLGGRRMLAINNVELISDRPLDVNLREIAEIKRLWPDRAVIVSAMVDADPQAWKDIVMMIEDTGADGIELNYGCPQGMSERGMGAAVGQVPEMCQLNTHWVTSVTRLPVIVKLTPNITHIVDPAHAALAGGAHALSLINTINSVTRVDLDTLLVSPSIGGRGTHGGYAGPAVKPIALNMLTELMTDPQVLRSGVPISGMGGIATWRDAAEFLLLGATSLQVCTAAMQHGYRIIEDLTDGLGNWMDDHGFNTIADVTGKSLPQMSTFGGLDLSHQSVARIDQNKCIGCDLCYAACNDTAHQCIDLVSPDGVTVDPGYDMRTNGRQVADTRPRPVVRENDCVGCALCANVCPVDGCITMVTVPSGRQSITWDELTAQRPDIAQSWAAMQAYREEVGIEIH
- a CDS encoding NAD(P)-dependent oxidoreductase; this translates as MEDARPPQLTFQELLPPMTAHEASVEANRCLYCYDAPCLQACPTHIDIPTFIRKIATGNLRGSARTILESNFLGGTCARVCPVQELCEGACVLGPDHTPIQIGRLQRHAVDHVQERGIQLFTPAPASGRRVAVVGSGPAGISASAELARAGHEVTLYEKRELGGGLSTYGIIVLREPVEVALREVQAARDLGVTVVTGHELTTRAGLDDLLTTHDAVILALGLGAVPALGIPGEEHILDGLQVIEASKMERPTGVGRRAVIIGAGNTAVDAATIARRSGADTLMVYRRTEREMTAYHHEYLFALSEGITFSFLTQPVEVLHEGGQVTGLRCVRMGLGAPDASGRARPEPIPGSDFVIPCDTVISAIGQEKPALAATLGLELDGGYIRVDDTLQTSLPRVYAAGDCVRARGNASTVMAVQDGKIAAASIERALGRTPHVTLKPTPPAEVREHPLYIEAHGPVPTGPNQTAPLAHAPVTEAHHG